The following are from one region of the Cloacibacterium normanense genome:
- a CDS encoding 1,4-dihydroxy-2-naphthoyl-CoA synthase — MNIDWKTAKEYEDITYKKCNGVARIAINRPEVRNAFRPKTTSELYDAFYDAYEDSSIGVVLLTGEGPSPKDGGHAFCSGGDQKARGHQGYVGDDGRHRLNILEVQRLIRFMPKVVIAVVNGWAVGGGHSLHVVCDLTLASEEHAIFKQTDADVTSFDGGYGSAYLAKMVGQKKAREIFFLGRNYSAKEAEDMGMVNAVIPHAELEETSYQWAQEILAKSPTSIRMLKFAMNLTDDGMVGQQVFAGEATRLAYMTEEAKEGRNAFLEKRKPDFGENQWIS, encoded by the coding sequence ATGAATATAGATTGGAAAACGGCTAAAGAATACGAAGATATCACGTACAAAAAGTGCAATGGAGTAGCGAGAATTGCTATCAACAGACCAGAAGTAAGAAATGCTTTTCGTCCTAAAACCACTTCAGAATTGTATGATGCTTTTTATGATGCTTATGAAGATTCTAGCATTGGTGTGGTTTTATTAACAGGTGAAGGTCCAAGTCCTAAAGATGGCGGTCACGCTTTTTGTAGTGGTGGCGACCAGAAAGCTCGTGGTCATCAAGGTTATGTAGGTGATGATGGAAGACATCGTCTGAATATTTTAGAAGTTCAAAGATTGATTCGTTTCATGCCAAAAGTAGTGATTGCTGTGGTAAACGGTTGGGCAGTTGGTGGTGGTCACTCACTTCATGTGGTTTGTGATTTGACTTTGGCAAGTGAAGAACATGCAATTTTCAAACAAACCGATGCAGATGTTACTAGTTTTGATGGTGGTTACGGTTCGGCATATTTAGCAAAAATGGTAGGTCAGAAAAAAGCTAGAGAAATTTTCTTTTTAGGAAGAAATTATTCTGCGAAAGAAGCGGAAGATATGGGAATGGTAAATGCGGTAATTCCTCACGCTGAGTTAGAAGAAACTTCTTATCAATGGGCACAGGAAATCTTAGCAAAATCTCCAACTTCTATCAGAATGCTGAAATTTGCGATGAATTTAACAGATGACGGAATGGTTGGTCAACAAGTTTTCGCGGGTGAAGCAACCAGATTAGCTTATATGACTGAAGAAGCCAAAGAAGGCAGAAACGCATTTTTAGAAAAACGTAAACCAGATTTCGGCGAAAATCAGTGGATTTCTTAA
- a CDS encoding DUF4199 domain-containing protein, whose amino-acid sequence MSKNVYTFGFLIFIATMLVFFGVYFFGYNTNYFNTSMLLNAFLMPALYTLGAYFSVTTYKKEVKEIGFRDAFGRAFKPMFIGGFLSMFSIFAFLNYGDTDAKDLLNHQYVERQKTELDNEYNKAKQILAKKEDKEELDKKYQERLQSFAPEMVKDKDMFTFRNFTYFFAAVLVFYTILSTFFGTFFRNKTIE is encoded by the coding sequence ATGAGTAAAAACGTTTATACATTTGGTTTTCTGATATTTATAGCGACCATGTTAGTGTTCTTTGGAGTGTATTTTTTTGGTTATAATACCAATTATTTTAACACAAGTATGCTTCTTAATGCATTTTTAATGCCTGCGCTTTATACTTTGGGTGCTTATTTTTCGGTGACTACTTACAAAAAAGAAGTAAAAGAAATAGGATTTAGAGATGCTTTTGGTAGAGCTTTTAAACCGATGTTTATTGGTGGTTTTCTTTCCATGTTCAGCATTTTTGCCTTTCTGAATTATGGAGATACAGATGCTAAAGATTTACTGAATCACCAATATGTAGAGCGTCAAAAAACAGAGCTTGACAATGAATATAACAAGGCAAAACAAATTTTAGCTAAAAAAGAAGATAAAGAAGAATTGGACAAAAAATATCAAGAAAGATTGCAGAGTTTTGCGCCAGAAATGGTAAAAGATAAAGATATGTTTACCTTCAGAAACTTCACGTATTTTTTCGCTGCAGTTTTGGTATTTTATACTATTCTGTCTACATTCTTCGGAACTTTCTTTAGAAATAAAACTATAGAATAA
- a CDS encoding metal-dependent hydrolase: MKIKFLGQNCFLFTYNGKNILSDPFYNFQKDRTGFDISAQKIDYVLITHAHGDHIADVREVLQHHPDATVIGQPEICGYFNHPNSIDINFGGSAKFDDLKISMVPAHHTSSFPDGTYGGQPCGYMFRFQGKNLYFAGDTGVMADMELFPRFFGEITAAVLPIGSHYTMCARKASFAAGELLKTKRVIGCHFDTFEPIKINHDTAKQLFAERNIEFSIPELGEEFEV, translated from the coding sequence ATGAAAATAAAATTCCTCGGGCAAAACTGTTTTTTGTTCACTTATAATGGTAAAAACATACTTTCTGATCCTTTTTATAATTTTCAGAAAGACAGAACTGGTTTTGATATTTCAGCGCAAAAAATTGATTATGTGCTCATTACTCACGCTCATGGCGATCATATTGCAGATGTAAGAGAAGTATTGCAACATCATCCAGATGCTACGGTAATTGGCCAACCAGAAATTTGTGGTTATTTCAATCATCCTAATTCTATTGATATTAATTTTGGAGGTTCTGCCAAGTTCGATGATTTGAAAATTTCTATGGTTCCTGCGCATCATACTTCTAGTTTTCCAGATGGAACTTATGGCGGTCAACCTTGCGGTTATATGTTTAGATTCCAAGGTAAAAACTTGTATTTTGCAGGAGATACAGGTGTAATGGCAGATATGGAGTTGTTTCCAAGATTTTTCGGGGAAATTACAGCAGCCGTTCTTCCAATTGGTTCACATTATACCATGTGTGCAAGAAAAGCGAGTTTTGCAGCTGGGGAATTATTGAAAACCAAAAGAGTGATTGGTTGTCATTTTGATACTTTCGAGCCAATAAAAATTAATCACGATACAGCGAAACAATTGTTTGCAGAGAGAAATATTGAGTTTTCGATTCCAGAATTGGGAGAAGAATTTGAAGTATAA
- the menA gene encoding 1,4-dihydroxy-2-naphthoate octaprenyltransferase yields the protein MLDWIKAARLRTLPLSMSGIIMGSFIARWKLLEQGKTWDWTIFALALLVTLLYQVLSNFANDYGDGVKGTDQNRIGEAEQRAVASGKISAKQMRNAMFLFAFLSLVATLVLLYKAFFPDFIKEFYTFIGLGVACILAAIGYTVGKKPYGYLGLGDLMVFIFFGLVSVCGSYFLFTKSFDWDMLLPASAIGLLSAAVLNLNNMRDIENDEKSGKKTLALRLGFKNAMIYEMVILMLPPILVLIYMMMNGLQEQGKYYAFIFFITVFPLTALRRKMMEVKEPKELDPFLKQVGIITLLMSVLVAFGLNYFR from the coding sequence ATGTTAGATTGGATAAAAGCAGCTCGTCTGCGTACTTTACCGCTTTCGATGAGCGGAATTATTATGGGTTCTTTCATTGCAAGATGGAAACTCCTAGAACAAGGAAAAACTTGGGATTGGACTATTTTTGCTTTGGCACTTTTGGTGACTTTGTTGTATCAAGTTTTGTCAAATTTTGCCAATGATTATGGAGATGGTGTAAAAGGAACCGACCAAAATAGAATAGGAGAGGCAGAGCAACGTGCGGTAGCTTCGGGTAAAATTTCGGCAAAGCAAATGCGAAACGCTATGTTTTTGTTTGCCTTTTTATCATTGGTGGCAACTTTAGTTTTGTTGTACAAAGCATTTTTTCCTGATTTTATTAAAGAATTTTACACTTTTATAGGATTGGGAGTTGCGTGTATTTTAGCAGCAATTGGTTATACTGTTGGCAAAAAACCTTATGGTTATCTTGGTTTGGGAGATCTAATGGTTTTTATTTTTTTTGGTTTGGTTTCGGTGTGTGGAAGTTATTTTCTTTTTACCAAATCTTTTGATTGGGATATGCTTTTACCAGCTTCGGCTATAGGTTTATTGAGTGCAGCAGTTCTTAATCTCAACAATATGAGAGACATCGAAAACGACGAAAAATCAGGCAAAAAAACCCTTGCATTAAGATTAGGTTTTAAAAATGCGATGATCTATGAAATGGTTATTTTGATGCTTCCACCGATTTTGGTTTTGATTTATATGATGATGAATGGTTTACAAGAACAAGGAAAATATTATGCATTTATTTTCTTCATTACCGTATTTCCTTTGACCGCTTTGCGCAGAAAAATGATGGAAGTAAAAGAACCAAAAGAATTAGACCCATTCTTAAAACAAGTGGGAATCATTACTTTGTTGATGAGCGTTTTAGTAGCTTTTGGATTGAATTATTTTAGATAA
- a CDS encoding glycosyltransferase family 2 protein — MNLSVVVPLLNEEESLHELYARINKVCQENQLSYEIWFVDDGSTDSSWQIIENLSKENHHVHGIKFSRNYGKSQALHAAFEKVQGDVVITMDADLQDFPEEIPELYNKIVVEKYDLVSGWKKKRFDNVMTKNLPSKLFNSAARNLSGVELHDFNCGLKAYRKQVVKSVDVYGDLHRWIPVLAANAGFKKITEKPVQHQARPYGTSKFGTERFIRGFLDLITLWFVSKFGGRPMHFFGAVGTLMFIFGFFSAFWLGATKLVDVYYYHVYGNLIAENPWFYIALTMMIMGTLLFVAGFLGELIIRQSRGHKNYHIEQVL; from the coding sequence ATGAATCTATCCGTTGTAGTTCCTTTATTAAACGAAGAAGAATCTTTGCACGAGCTTTATGCAAGAATAAATAAAGTGTGCCAAGAAAACCAATTGTCTTACGAAATTTGGTTCGTAGATGATGGAAGTACAGATTCTTCTTGGCAAATTATAGAAAATTTATCCAAAGAAAATCATCATGTTCACGGCATTAAATTTTCTAGAAACTATGGGAAATCTCAAGCGTTACATGCCGCTTTTGAGAAAGTACAAGGCGATGTAGTGATTACAATGGATGCAGATTTGCAAGATTTTCCAGAAGAAATTCCTGAATTATATAACAAAATTGTAGTCGAAAAATACGACTTGGTTTCTGGTTGGAAGAAAAAACGTTTTGACAATGTGATGACCAAAAATCTTCCGTCAAAATTGTTCAATTCAGCGGCAAGAAATCTTTCTGGAGTAGAATTACACGATTTTAACTGTGGTTTGAAAGCTTACAGAAAACAAGTGGTGAAATCGGTAGATGTTTACGGAGATTTACACCGATGGATTCCTGTTTTGGCAGCAAACGCAGGTTTCAAAAAAATTACCGAAAAACCAGTTCAACATCAAGCCAGACCTTACGGAACTTCTAAATTCGGGACAGAAAGATTTATCCGTGGTTTTCTGGATTTAATCACGCTTTGGTTCGTAAGCAAATTCGGAGGAAGACCAATGCATTTCTTCGGAGCGGTAGGAACTTTAATGTTTATTTTCGGGTTTTTCTCAGCATTTTGGTTGGGTGCAACCAAATTGGTAGATGTGTATTATTATCACGTTTATGGAAATTTAATCGCCGAAAATCCTTGGTTTTATATCGCTTTAACGATGATGATTATGGGAACATTACTGTTTGTAGCAGGGTTTTTAGGTGAACTCATTATCAGACAAAGTAGAGGTCATAAGAATTATCATATTGAACAAGTTTTATAA